GTGCAGGAGATCAAGGACATCCTGATCCGCAGCGGCCTGCGGCCGGGCGAGGGCCTGTACTTCGATACCGATTCGCGCGTGCTGGTGAACTCGCCGCGCTTCGAGCGGGCCTTCGAGGTGGCGAGGGAGGCGCGCCGGCAGGGGCTGGACGCGCGCGTGCCGGCCTGGTCCAACGACTGGGCCGAGGGCTTCAAGCGCGGCCGCCTCGCCACCGAGCTCTCGGGCGCCTGGCTGGCGGGGCAGCTGAACAGCTTCATCGCCCCCGGCACGCGCGGCCTGTGGCGGGCCGCGCCGCTGCCCGAGGGCGCCAGCGCCGCCTATGGCGGGGCCTTCTACGCGATGCCGCGCCACGCCGCGCCGGCACGCAAGGCGCTGGCCTGGGACTTCATCCGCCTGATGACGCTGGACCCGCAGCTGCAGCTGCAGGCCTTCAAGGCCTACGACGCCTTCCCCGCCCTGCTGGCCACCCACGAGGATGCCTTCTTCAGCGAGCCCCTGCCATTTCTGGGCGGGCAGCCGGCGCGCCGGCTCTGGCGCGAGGCGGCACGCCGCATCAGCGCCGCGCCCGTGCACAAGCAGAACCAGTTTGCCGAGGAAGTGGTGCAGACCGAACTCGACAAGGTGCTGAACCGCGCCAAGCCGATACGCCAGGCGCTGGCCGACGCCGAGCAGCTGCTGGAGCGGCGCGCGCGCCGTTGACGACACGACACTAGCCACAGGAGAGCTTACGCATGAACCGACGATTTGCCCGCGCCTGCACCCCGCTGCTGGCGGCATTGAGCCTGGGCGGCTGCGGCGGTGCCGGCGGCGCCACCGCGCCCCAGCCTGCCCCCGCACCCGTGCCCGCACCGGAAACCCTGGCCGTGCCGGCCGGCTACCGGCTGGTCTGGTCCGATGAGTTCGAACCCGCCGGCCTGCCCGACCCCGCCAAATGGGCCTACGACACCGGCATGAACAAGCAGGGCTGGCACAACCACGAGCAGCAGTACTAC
This portion of the Paucibacter sediminis genome encodes:
- a CDS encoding extracellular solute-binding protein, whose translation is MTRRRALLGAGLAAALPVRAGARAVLTVAAFPLVDEIARAATPAWQRLHPEVELRVLSRQYSDHHTAMTTALSTAVALPDVMALESSFVGRFAQGGGLEDLRQPPYEVERFRARLVPYAYEQAVARNGAVVAMPADIGPGTLLYRQDILSRAALAEDDLTRSWEHYVAAGARIKARTGAYLIAHVQEIKDILIRSGLRPGEGLYFDTDSRVLVNSPRFERAFEVAREARRQGLDARVPAWSNDWAEGFKRGRLATELSGAWLAGQLNSFIAPGTRGLWRAAPLPEGASAAYGGAFYAMPRHAAPARKALAWDFIRLMTLDPQLQLQAFKAYDAFPALLATHEDAFFSEPLPFLGGQPARRLWREAARRISAAPVHKQNQFAEEVVQTELDKVLNRAKPIRQALADAEQLLERRARR